The nucleotide sequence GCGCCCGTTAATAGTCACGGTATCGCTGCCGCCGGACACGTTATCCAATGCACTCAAGCTTTCGTCGAGCTGGCCACGCATCTGGTCGAAGTAGGCCACCTCAATTCGGGTGCCCATTTCGACCGTGCCTTGCTGCGGCTCAATTTGGCCCAGCAAAATACGCAGCAGGGTGCTTTTGCCAGCACCATTGGGGCCCAAAATACCGATCTTGTCGCCGCGCACAACGTCCAGGTTGACGTTGTCGAATAACAGCCGATCCGGAAAGCCAAACCGTAGGCCCTTGGCCTCGACCACTTGCTTGCCCGACTTCTGGCCTTGGTCCAGTGCTAAACGCACGGTGCCTTGTTGCTCACGCCGCGCCGAGCGTTCTTTGCGCAGTGCCTGAAGGGCGCGTACCCGACCTTCATTGCGGGTGCGGCGGGCCTTAATGCCTTGGCGAATCCAGACTTCTTCCTGGGCTAATTTCTTATCGAATTGGGCGTTGTGCTCGGCTTCGACTTCCAGTCGTGCGGCGCGGCGCTCCAAAAAGGTTTGATAGTTACAGTCATAGCTGTGGAACTTGCCACGGTCCAGCTCGACGATTCGTCCGGCCACCGCCTGCAAAAATGCGCGGTCGTGGGTGATCAGCAATAGGGTGCCGGCGAAATCCTTTAAAAAGGTTTCCAGCCACTCGACCGCATCGATGTCCAAATGGTTGGTCGGTTCGTCAAGCAACAGCACGTCCGGTTCGGCAACCAGCGCCTGGGCCAACAACACTCGACGCTTCATACCACCAGATAGGGCCGAAAATTCGGTCTCGCCGTCCAAGCGCAGGCGCGACAATACCCGCTCGACTCGGTTTTCAACCGACCACGCGTCCTTGGCGTCCATGTCGGCCTGGGCGTCGGCCAATTCATTCATCGCCGCGTCCGACAAATCGTGGTTCACACGGTCCAACGCGTCATGGTAGCGGTTGACGCACTGACCCAGGTCGCCCAGGCCATCAGCCACCACCTTGGCAA is from Litorivicinus lipolyticus and encodes:
- a CDS encoding ATP-binding cassette domain-containing protein; translated protein: MALITLRDVRLSFGGPLIFDGADFRLQPGEKVGIVGRNGEGKSTLFGLLKGLLKHDSGSVERQQGLRVAALIQEVPQGTAGSIAKVVADGLGDLGQCVNRYHDALDRVNHDLSDAAMNELADAQADMDAKDAWSVENRVERVLSRLRLDGETEFSALSGGMKRRVLLAQALVAEPDVLLLDEPTNHLDIDAVEWLETFLKDFAGTLLLITHDRAFLQAVAGRIVELDRGKFHSYDCNYQTFLERRAARLEVEAEHNAQFDKKLAQEEVWIRQGIKARRTRNEGRVRALQALRKERSARREQQGTVRLALDQGQKSGKQVVEAKGLRFGFPDRLLFDNVNLDVVRGDKIGILGPNGAGKSTLLRILLGQIEPQQGTVEMGTRIEVAYFDQMRGQLDESLSALDNVSGGSDTVTINGRPQHIMGYMQDFLFSPARARAPISALSGGERNRLLLAKLFTKPANLLVMDEPTNDLDAETLELLESLLVEYSGTLFLVSHDRTFINNVVTHCWAFEGGSVNEYIGGYDDWVRQRPDLSVPAPAKGDNKLVVAKATAAKKVVKLSFKEKQALESLPLQIEQAEAAIAGLQTQLADPELYQQGADAIAALQAELATLESALMADYEAWEALEAKRDG